A genomic stretch from Anas platyrhynchos isolate ZD024472 breed Pekin duck chromosome 39, IASCAAS_PekinDuck_T2T, whole genome shotgun sequence includes:
- the LOC140001249 gene encoding RANBP2-like and GRIP domain-containing protein 8 isoform X1 produces MLRRSKAEVERCVASVQASAASRREKSLKGFQFAKLYFEIKEYELAKRYIFTYLSVQKRDARAHRFLGQIYEAEDNIEEAFGCYRRSVELNPMQKDLVLKIAELLCNNAVTDERAKYWVEKSAKLFPGSPAVYKLKEQLLDCKAPSLAELHKYDVGKRRYSLKLSINMTVCTRGSSRNTSYCSKKTDSNTEQLVWP; encoded by the exons ATGTTGAGGCGCAGCAAGGCCGAGGTGGAGCGCTGTGTCGCCTCCGTGCAGGCCTCTGCGGCTTCTCGGAGAGAG AAATCGTTGAAAGGATTCCAGTTCgctaagctgtattttgaaataaaggaaTATGAACTTGCTAAAAG gtatatatttacataCCTCAGTGTGCAAAAGAGAGATGCGAGAGCACACAGATTTCTTGGACAAATTTATGAAGCTGAGGACAACATAGAAGAAGCTTTTGGATGTTACAGG CGTTCTGTGGAGTTGAACCCAATGCAGAAAGATCTAGTACTGAAGATAGCGGAGTTACTGTGCAATAATGCCGTCActgatgaaagagcaaaatactgGGTTGAAAAATCTGCTAAGTTGTTTCCTGGAAGCCCTGCTGTTTACAAGTTGAAG GAGCAGTTGCTGGATTGTAAAGCACCATCGCTAGcggaacttcataaatatgatgtTGGTAAGAGGCGTTACTCTCTGAAACTCAGCATAAACATGACTGTCTGTACCAGAGGttcttctagaaatacttcGTATTGCAGTAAGAAGACAGATagcaacactgaacagctaGTATGGCCCTAA
- the LOC140001249 gene encoding RANBP2-like and GRIP domain-containing protein 8 isoform X2 — translation MLRRSKAEVERCVASVQASAASRREKSLKGFQFAKLYFEIKEYELAKRYIFTYLSVQKRDARAHRFLGQIYEAEDNIEEAFGCYRRSVELNPMQKDLVLKIAELLCNNAVTDERAKYWVEKSAKLFPGSPAVYKLKEQLLDCKAPSLAELHKYDVDNTLPSHLGKSQSNSELQVARQNLQVGTVMASDIL, via the exons ATGTTGAGGCGCAGCAAGGCCGAGGTGGAGCGCTGTGTCGCCTCCGTGCAGGCCTCTGCGGCTTCTCGGAGAGAG AAATCGTTGAAAGGATTCCAGTTCgctaagctgtattttgaaataaaggaaTATGAACTTGCTAAAAG gtatatatttacataCCTCAGTGTGCAAAAGAGAGATGCGAGAGCACACAGATTTCTTGGACAAATTTATGAAGCTGAGGACAACATAGAAGAAGCTTTTGGATGTTACAGG CGTTCTGTGGAGTTGAACCCAATGCAGAAAGATCTAGTACTGAAGATAGCGGAGTTACTGTGCAATAATGCCGTCActgatgaaagagcaaaatactgGGTTGAAAAATCTGCTAAGTTGTTTCCTGGAAGCCCTGCTGTTTACAAGTTGAAG GAGCAGTTGCTGGATTGTAAAGCACCATCGCTAGcggaacttcataaatatgatgtTG ataaCACCTTACCATCCCATTTAGGTAAAAGTCAGAGTAATAGCGAACTGCAAGTCGCCCGTCAGAATCTCCAGGTAGGAACTGTAATGGCCTCAGACATTTTGTAA